The genomic segment GGATATCTGGTAATCCTGTAACCCCGGCTGGCCGGGGCGGCGATATTGCCGATGGTGCGTGGCTGCCAAATTTCTACCTGGCCCATGAGGTGAGTGATTCAGTAGACGTGGGTTTCGGTATCCATGCTCCCTATGGGCTGGCCGGTGACTACGAAGACGATTTTGTGGGGCGGTTTTTTGCGGACAAAACCGAGTTAACCGCCATTGCGTTTACACCCTCGGTCGCGGTTAATAATGGTCAGGGCCTGTCCATGGGCGCCGGCCTGAACATCATCTATGCTGAGGGCCGGCTTACCAGGAATCAGGATCTTGGGCCGAGTGCGGAGCCGCTCCCGGTCGGCGCAGAACCCTACGCTGACATAGAAGGCGATGATATTGGTGTGACCTTTCGCGTTGGTTTCCTGTACGAACTGTCTGACAAAACCCAGTTTGGCATGACGGCGCAGACCGGTACAGAACTCAACCTCAAGGGTGATATGGAGGTGACGGGTGTTCCCGTCCCGGGTATGCCTGGAGTAACAACAACTCTGAATGAAAAGGTTGAGGTACCCCTGGCGATTCCCGAGAGTATTACTGTGGGGGCGCGCCATAAACTGACAGACGATGTAACCCTGTTGGCGGGTGCGACATACTCTCGCTGGAGTCGCTTCGAGGAGCTGGACATTATCAGCCGTGACCCTGATGGCGAGATCGCGGGCGTTCCTGGTGCAGTGATTAGCCACACCACGGAAAAGTGGGGTAATACCTGGCAATTCAATGTTGGTGGGATATGGCAAGCTACCCCGGCCTGGGCTTTCAAGGCAGGCTATGCTTATGACGAATCGCCCGTTGGTGAGTACGTTACCGCTCGTATTCCTTCAACAGACCGTCACTGGCTGACACTGGGAACCCAGTGGAAAGACGTCAATAGTGGTTGGACAGTTGATGCAGCAATCGGCACCCTGATCTTCGATGGCAACGCCAACGTTGACGAAGTGTTCTATCAGCATGAGAACCCGACTCAGCAAGATCCGAGCTTTGGTGCATCCAACTACCAGGCCGAATACGACCTGAGCGCCTGGAGCGCCGCCATCGAGTTCAGCAAGGCGTTCTAAGCCGCTG from the Marinobacter sp. LQ44 genome contains:
- a CDS encoding OmpP1/FadL family transporter; translation: MHKNTNALVKAVRLATLAAIAAPVSVMAGGFALNEQSASAMGTANAGAAANPENATIVFFNPAGMSQLSGTNISFGAAYLDIDAEAKEGASATRISGNPVTPAGRGGDIADGAWLPNFYLAHEVSDSVDVGFGIHAPYGLAGDYEDDFVGRFFADKTELTAIAFTPSVAVNNGQGLSMGAGLNIIYAEGRLTRNQDLGPSAEPLPVGAEPYADIEGDDIGVTFRVGFLYELSDKTQFGMTAQTGTELNLKGDMEVTGVPVPGMPGVTTTLNEKVEVPLAIPESITVGARHKLTDDVTLLAGATYSRWSRFEELDIISRDPDGEIAGVPGAVISHTTEKWGNTWQFNVGGIWQATPAWAFKAGYAYDESPVGEYVTARIPSTDRHWLTLGTQWKDVNSGWTVDAAIGTLIFDGNANVDEVFYQHENPTQQDPSFGASNYQAEYDLSAWSAAIEFSKAF